Proteins encoded together in one Eubalaena glacialis isolate mEubGla1 chromosome 7, mEubGla1.1.hap2.+ XY, whole genome shotgun sequence window:
- the LOC133094795 gene encoding cytochrome c-like, with product MGDVEKGKKIFVQKCAQCHTVEKGGKHKTGPNLHGLFGRKTGQAVGFSYTDANKNKGITWGEKTLMEYLENPKKYIPETKMIFAGIKKKGERADLIAYLKKATNE from the coding sequence ATGGGTGACGTTGAGAAGGGCAAGAAGATTTTTGTTCAGAAGTGTGCCCAGTGCCATACTGTGGAAAAGGGAGGCAAGCACAAGACTGGGCcaaatctccatggcctgtttgGGCGAAAGACAGGTCAGGCTGTCGGATTCTCTTACACAGATGCCAACAAGAACAAAGGCATCACCTGGGGAGAGAAGACACTGATGGAGTATTTGGAGAATCCCAAGAAGTACATCCCTGAAACAAAAATGATCTTCGCTGGCAttaagaagaagggagaaagggcagACTTGATAGCTTATCTCAAAAAAGCTACTAATGAGTAA